A genome region from Manis pentadactyla isolate mManPen7 chromosome 5, mManPen7.hap1, whole genome shotgun sequence includes the following:
- the YTHDC1 gene encoding YTH domain-containing protein 1 isoform X1, with translation MAADSREEKDGELNVLDDILTEVPEQDDELYNPESEQDKNEKKGSKRKSDRMESTDTKRQKPSVHSRPLISKPLSSSVSNNKRIVSTKGKSVTEYKNEEYQRSERNKRLEADRKIRLSSGSSREPYKSQPEKTCLRKRDPERRAKSPTPDGSERIGLEVDRRASRSSQSSKEEVNSEEYGSDHETGSSGSSDEQGNNSENEEEGVEDVEEDEEVEEDAEEDEEIDEDGEEEEEEEEEEEEEEEEEEEEEEEYEQDERDQKEEGNDYDTRSEASDSDSESVSFTDGSVRSGSGTDGSDEKKKERKRARGISPIVFDRSGSSASESYAGSEKKHEKLSSSVRAVRKDQTSKLKYVLQDARFFLIKSNNHENVSLAKAKGVWSTLPVNEKKLNAAFRSARSVILIFSVRESGKFQGFARLSSESHHGGSPIHWVLPAGMNAKMLGGVFKIDWICRRELPFTKSAHLTNPWNEHKPVKIGRDGQEIELECGTQLCLLFPPDESIDLYQVIHKMRHKRRMHSQPRSRGRPSRREPVRDVGRRRPEDYDIHNSRKKPRIDYAPEFHQRPGYLKDPRYQEVDSFTNLIPNRRFSGVRRDVFLNGSYNDYVREFHNMGPPPPWQGMAPYPGMEQPPHHPYYQHHAPPPQAHPPYSGHHPVPHEARYRDKRVHDYDMRVDDFLRRTQAVVSGRRSRPRERDRERERDRPRDNRRDRERDRGRDRERERERLCDRDRDRGERGRYRR, from the exons ATGGAGAACTTAACGTTCTAGATGATATTTTGACTGAAGTACCAGAACAGGATGATGAACTGTATAATCCAGAGAGTGAACAAGATAAAAACGAGAAAAAAG gatcaaaaagaaaaagtgacCGAATGGAGTCTACTGACACCAAACGACAAAAGCCTTCTGTTCATTCAAGACCATTGATTTCTAAGCCACTGAGCTCATCAGTTAGCAATAACAAAAGAATAGTTAGTACAAAAGGAAAGTCAGTcacagaatataaaaatgaggaaTATCAAAGATCGGAAAGGAACAAGCGCCTAGAAGCTGATAGGAAGATTCGTTTGTCAAGCGGTTCATCCAGAGAACCATATAAAAGCCAACCAGAAAAAACTTGTCTCCGCAAAAGGGATCCTGAAAGGAGGGCCAAATCCCCTACACCAGACGGTTCTGAG AGAATTGGTCTTGAAGTGGATAGACGTGCAAGCAGATCCAGCCAGTCTTCTAAGGAGGAAGTGAACTCTGAAGAATATGGCTCTGACCATGAGACTGGCAGCAGTGGTTCTTCTGATGAACAAGGCAACAACTCTGAGAATGAGGAGGAAGGGGTAGAAGATGTGGAGGAGGATGAAGAGGTAGAAGAAGATGCAGAGGAAGATGAAGAAATAGATGAAgatggagaggaggaggaggaggaagaagaggaagaggaagaagaggaggaggaggaagaggaggaggaagaagaatatgaGCAGGATGAGAGAGACCAAAAGGAAGAGGGAAATGACTATGACACTCGAAGTGAGGCTAGCGACTCTGATTCTGAATCCGTTTCCTTCACAGATGGGTCTGTCAGATCTGGTTCAGGTACAGATGGATCAG atgagaaaaagaaggaaaggaagagggcTAGAGGCATATCTCCAATTGTATTTGATAGAAGTGGAAGCTCTGCATCAGAGTCATATGCAG GTTCAGAAAAGAAGCATGAGAAATTATCATCTTCCGTTCGTGCTGTCCGAAAag atCAAACCAGTAAACTCAAATATGTCCTACAGGATGCAAGATTTTTTCTCATAAAGAGTAACAACCATGAGAATGTCTCTCTTGCCAAAGCTAAG GGTGTATGGTCCACACTGCCTGTAAATGAGAAGAAATTAAATGCTGCATTCAGATCTGCAAGGAGTGTTATCTTAATATTTTCTGTCAGAGAGAGTGGAAAATTTCAag GATTTGCAAGACTTTCTTCAGAATCACATCATGGAGGATCTCCTATACATTGGGTGCTTCCAGCAGGAATGAATGCTAAAATGCTGGGAGGTGTCTTTAAAATTGATTGGATTTGCAG GCGTGAATTACCCTTCACAAAGTCGGCTCATCTCACCAATCCTTGGAATGAACATAAGCCAGTAAAGATCGGACGTGATGGACAG GAAATTGAACTTGAATGTGGAACCCAGCTTTGTCTTCTATTTCCCCCGGATGAAAGTATTGACTTGTATCAGGTCATTCATAAAATGCGTCACAAGAGAAGAATGCATTCTCAACCCCGATCAAGAGGACGTCCATCCCGTCGAGAACCAGTCCGGGATGTGGGAAG GCGTCGACCAGAAGATTATGATATTCATAACAGCAGAAAGAAACCAAGGATTGACTATGCCCCTGAGTTTCACCAGAGACCAG GGTATTTAAAGGATCCACGATACCAGGAAGTAGACAG TTTCACAAATCTTATTCCCAACAGACGATTTTCAGGAGTTCGCcgagatgtatttttaaatggg TCCTACAATGATTATGTGAGGGAATTTCATAACATGGGACCACCACCACCTTGGCAAGGAATG gctccTTATCCTGGAATGGAACAGCCTCCACACCATCCTTACTATCAGCACCATGCTCCACCTCCTCAAGCTCATCCCCCTTACTCAGGACATCATCCAGTACCACACGAAGCAAGATACAGAGATAAACGAGTA CACGATTATGACATGAGGGTGGATGATTTCCTTCGTCGCACGCAAGCTGTTGTCAGTGGTCGGAGAAGTAGACCCCGTGAAAGAGACCGGGAGAGAGAGCGAGACCGTCCTAGAGATAACAGAAGAGACAGAGAACGAGATAGAGGAcgtgacagagaaagagaaagagagcgattATGTGATCGGGACAGAGACCGAGGGGAAAGAGGTCGATACAGAAGATAA